A stretch of Brassica napus cultivar Da-Ae chromosome C6, Da-Ae, whole genome shotgun sequence DNA encodes these proteins:
- the LOC106373761 gene encoding E3 ubiquitin-protein ligase RNF170, whose protein sequence is MNGPPENDLCSICHSHFTAPCQANCSHWFCGNCIMLVWRHGSTLQPCKCPLCRRPISLLVPTEDTIRNRSDSAVSEVLANLETYNRYFGGRSTSLIQRMQDLPFLLRRLLREMMDPQRTLPLVIRARVYIAMILSVVYIVSPIDIIPEGVLGVVGLLDDLLIALICFLHVAALYRSVLYFRHAGS, encoded by the exons ATGAATGGGCCGCCGGAGAACGATCTTTGCTCGATATGTCATTCCCACTTCACTGCTCCTTGCCAAGCCAATTGCTCCCATTGGTTCTGCG GAAATTGCATAATGCTTGTGTGGAGGCATGGATCTACACTACAGCCATGCAAATGCCCCTTGTGTCGTCGTCCCATAAGTTTGCTTGTTCCTACAGAAGACACTATCAGAAACCGTAGTGACTCTGCAGTTTCTGAGGTTCTTGCTAATCTTGAAACCTACAACCGATACTTTGGTGGACGATCAACTAGTTTAATTCag AGGATGCAAGATCTTCCTTTCTTACTTCGAAGATTGTTGCGAGAAATGATGGATCCTCAAAGAACCCTTCCTCTTGTCATCAGAGCTCGAGTTTATATCGCA ATGATTCTCAGTGTTGTTTACATAGTCAGTCCAATAGATATCATTCCAGAAG GAGTCCTTGGGGTAGTCGGTTTGCTTGATGATCTACTCATAGCATTGATTTGTTTCCTCCATGTTGCTGCTTTGTACCGCTCGGTTCTCTATTTCCGTCATGCCGGTTCCTGA
- the LOC106374825 gene encoding MICOS complex subunit Mic10, giving the protein MGEKKETVPPEYDVNAKWDACIDLTTRRFVYSSLGGAFAGLLFFRSPVTRWASIAFGAGIGIGSAYTDCSRAFDTPPAIVAETSSVSQAAAEE; this is encoded by the exons ATGGGAGAGAAGAAGGAGACCGTGCCACCGGAATACGATGTCAACGCTAAGTGGGACGCGTGCATCGATCTCACGACCCGCCGTTTCGTCTACTCCTCCCTCGGCGGCGCCTTCGCCGGTCTCCTCTTCTTCA GGAGTCCTGTTACGAGATGGGCGTCTATTGCATTTGGTGCTGGGATTGGTATTGGCTCTGCTTACACAGATTGCTCTCGTGCTTTTGATACACCTCCTGCGATTGTAGCAGAGACTTCTTCTGTATCTCAG gcAGCAGCAGAAGAGTAG